The Salinibaculum sp. SYNS191 genome has a window encoding:
- a CDS encoding PQQ-binding-like beta-propeller repeat protein, with protein MEKRDPQRTGYQPQPGPRDGLVERWRRSAGPPNIVRPGVVVASGRVYTVGRYALRAVASADGSPEWVRRRRDQSLSLFPDEPPFEFLQSGPTVSGDRVYAVSGVTLSGRAAATGQSTWAFRTTSSFEYVLPVGNQVVIGCTLANDDQLVALDQSTGLRRWIQTAAEVPLAFAPAEDSGMDSALLLTGTSERDSGRLVGRDPSDGTVRWRTPSDRPLFDMFATPAVNQGRVYAGGPTLTAFNASDGSVVWQTEAPSITEPASPITDGQRVYVVRDGAAVAVDAATGENQWAVSVEEISPFVAPVIAAETLYLPGDSAVVALDTTNGSTRFRHSLSRSDGRIYGMASADGTLYARVGTSLRAYDAEEAER; from the coding sequence ATGGAGAAACGCGACCCACAGCGCACCGGCTACCAGCCACAGCCCGGCCCTCGGGACGGTCTCGTCGAACGGTGGCGCCGTTCGGCCGGGCCCCCCAACATCGTCCGACCAGGGGTGGTCGTGGCGAGCGGCCGCGTGTACACCGTCGGGCGGTACGCGCTGAGGGCGGTCGCCAGCGCTGACGGCTCGCCCGAGTGGGTGCGCCGCCGCCGTGACCAGAGCTTGAGCCTCTTTCCCGACGAGCCCCCCTTCGAATTCCTCCAAAGTGGCCCTACCGTTAGCGGTGACCGCGTCTACGCTGTTAGCGGGGTGACGCTATCCGGGCGCGCCGCCGCTACCGGCCAGTCCACCTGGGCGTTTCGAACAACCAGTAGTTTCGAATACGTCCTCCCCGTCGGCAATCAGGTCGTCATCGGCTGCACTCTCGCGAACGACGACCAGCTCGTCGCACTTGATCAGTCGACCGGGCTTCGGCGCTGGATACAGACGGCGGCCGAAGTACCGCTGGCGTTCGCACCTGCCGAGGATAGCGGGATGGACAGCGCGCTCCTGCTCACCGGCACTAGCGAGAGAGATTCTGGGCGGCTGGTCGGGCGCGATCCGTCCGATGGTACCGTCCGCTGGCGGACGCCTTCTGACCGTCCGCTATTCGATATGTTTGCCACGCCTGCCGTCAACCAGGGACGGGTCTACGCTGGTGGCCCGACGCTTACCGCCTTCAACGCCAGCGACGGGAGCGTCGTCTGGCAGACCGAGGCACCGAGCATCACCGAGCCTGCCTCGCCGATCACGGACGGCCAGCGCGTCTACGTTGTCAGAGATGGGGCTGCGGTCGCGGTGGATGCGGCGACCGGTGAGAACCAGTGGGCTGTCTCGGTCGAGGAGATCTCGCCGTTCGTTGCGCCGGTGATTGCCGCCGAGACGCTGTACCTGCCCGGCGACTCGGCAGTGGTTGCGCTCGATACGACCAACGGATCGACGCGGTTCCGCCATTCCCTGTCGAGGTCGGACGGGCGCATCTACGGGATGGCGAGTGCTGACGGAACCCTCTACGCGCGAGTGGGAACATCACTCCGTGCGTATGATGCCGAGGAGGCGGAACGATGA
- a CDS encoding RNA-guided endonuclease InsQ/TnpB family protein, with protein sequence MAIQATRTYVGSIQNHRQVCDGLDSLGDSASKIWNVARWTADHIWDETGEIPDEGVLKSYMKNQPCWKDLNAQSSQKVIEELSDAFQSWFDLRHKDDEANPPGYRKHGDTRPRSTVTFKEDGFKHDPENNRVRLSKGSNLKENWSDFILCEYQTRPDVDLTEVNSVQNVRAIWNGDEWELHFVCKVELETNDSSGDGVAGIDLGIKNIATVAFPDGYVLYPGNSLKEDKHYFTREEYDTEGENGPSQKSMWARRKLAERETHFYHVLTDTIITECVERNVGTLAVSWPEDIQESDWGKTGNKKLHSWAFDRIYQYLEYKGEMRGVEVLKENEWDTSKTCSACGDDTKSNRVERGLYVCSSCELVANADCNGAENMRQKITPSPHGEDRSNGCVAQPSVHLFDRESGTFNTREQAVS encoded by the coding sequence ATGGCGATTCAGGCCACGCGCACCTACGTTGGTTCCATTCAGAACCACCGACAGGTCTGCGATGGCCTTGACTCGCTCGGAGACTCCGCCTCCAAAATCTGGAACGTCGCACGATGGACAGCCGACCACATCTGGGATGAGACCGGCGAAATCCCAGACGAAGGGGTGCTGAAATCGTACATGAAGAACCAACCGTGCTGGAAAGACCTGAATGCACAATCCAGTCAGAAAGTCATCGAAGAACTTTCCGACGCTTTCCAGTCATGGTTTGACCTACGACACAAGGACGACGAGGCGAATCCGCCCGGCTACCGCAAACACGGCGACACCCGACCACGTTCCACGGTCACATTCAAAGAAGACGGCTTCAAACACGACCCTGAGAACAACCGCGTTCGCCTCTCGAAAGGCTCAAACCTGAAAGAAAACTGGTCGGACTTCATCCTCTGCGAGTACCAGACACGCCCAGACGTTGACCTCACAGAAGTCAACAGCGTGCAGAACGTTCGAGCCATCTGGAACGGCGACGAGTGGGAACTGCACTTCGTCTGCAAAGTCGAACTCGAAACCAACGACTCATCAGGAGATGGCGTGGCAGGCATCGACCTCGGCATCAAGAACATCGCCACGGTCGCCTTCCCCGACGGATACGTCCTGTATCCCGGCAACTCGCTCAAAGAAGACAAGCACTACTTCACCCGCGAAGAGTACGACACTGAGGGTGAGAACGGCCCCTCGCAGAAGTCGATGTGGGCACGTCGGAAACTCGCAGAACGGGAGACACATTTCTACCACGTTCTCACAGACACCATCATCACCGAGTGCGTTGAGCGGAATGTAGGAACGCTCGCAGTGAGCTGGCCCGAAGACATCCAAGAGTCCGACTGGGGGAAGACCGGCAACAAGAAGCTGCACTCGTGGGCGTTCGACCGCATCTACCAGTACCTCGAATACAAAGGCGAGATGCGCGGTGTTGAGGTGCTGAAAGAGAACGAGTGGGACACCTCGAAGACGTGTTCGGCGTGCGGCGACGATACGAAGTCGAACCGTGTCGAACGTGGGCTGTATGTCTGCTCGTCATGTGAGTTGGTAGCCAACGCGGATTGCAACGGGGCGGAGAATATGCGGCAAAAGATAACTCCGAGTCCTCACGGTGAGGATAGGAGTAACGGCTGTGTGGCACAGCCGTCGGTACACCTGTTCGACCGCGAGAGCGGGACGTTCAACACGAGAGAACAGGCCGTATCGTAG